In the genome of Phlebotomus papatasi isolate M1 chromosome 2, Ppap_2.1, whole genome shotgun sequence, one region contains:
- the LOC129804629 gene encoding proteasome subunit alpha type-4, which yields MARRYDSRTTIFSPEGRLYQVEYAMEAISHAGTCLGILAKDGILLAAEKRNTNKLLDGAIFSEKIYKLNDDMVCSVAGITSDANVLTNELRVIAQRYQLNYGEAMPCEQLVSYLCDIKQAYTQYGGKRPFGVSILYMGWDKHYGYQLYQSDPSGNYSGWRATCIGNNSGAAVSALKQELKENEISLAEAQDLAVKVLSKSLDMTKLTSEKVEMATLTRENSKTVIKILSNADVDALIAKYEKIEAELEAAKKEKLAQK from the exons ATG GCTCGTCGTTATGATTCCCGGACGACAATCTTTTCCCCCGAGGGGCGTCTGTATCAGGTAGAATATGCCATGGAAGCAATCTCGCATGCAGGAACATGCCTGGGGATTCTGGCCAAGGATGGAATTCTCTTGGCGGCTGAAAAGAGGAACACGAATAAATTGCTAGATGGGGCGATCTTTTCGGAGAAGATCTACAAACTTAATGATGATATGGTTTGTTCAGTGGCTGGAATCACTTCAGATGCTAATGTCCTGACGAATGAACTGAGAGTTATTGCCCAGAGATATCAATTGAATTATGGAGAAGCGATGCCGTGTGAGCAGTTGGTCTCCTACCTCTGTGACATCAAGCAGGCTTATACTCAGTACGGAGGGAAGCGCCCCTTTGGCGTGTCCATCCTCTACATGGGCTGGGATAAGCACTACGGCTATCAGCTGTATCAATCAGATCCCAGTGGTAACTACAGTGGCTGGAGGGCCACGTGCATTGGCAACAATTCCGGAGCAGCCGTTTCTGCCCTCAAGCAGGAGCTGAAAGAGAATGAGATCTCCCTGGCAGAAGCTCAGGATTTGGCAGTGAAGGTGCTGAGCAAGAGCCTGGATATGACCAAGTTGACCTCGGAGAAGGTGGAGATGGCAACGCTGACCAGGGAAAATAGCAAGACGGTTATCAAAATCCTCTCAAATGCAGATGTGGATGCCCTGATCGCCAAGTACGAGAAGATTGAGGCGGAACTGGAAGCGGCCAAGAAGGAGAAACTGGCTCAGAAGTAA
- the LOC129804630 gene encoding zinc finger protein 98-like yields the protein MSQEESHHQILLIKIKFQVLKLVECIEKLNEVDQKEAVHFILYRISQVKHSIVSKSLDIWGKVASGRFKRETRRKCLPGRCLEGLRRLDYSLRISQIVHDCLSRRNSCIQRQSSELLRRYLQGEISLDLHVLVCGKIRRKFPDQSLLEISYDDEEGEESHFGDEGLSFEEELPLESEIPLPKAEKRKAGSSRRKKKRPKKDNFNCPLCPKEYKRRQNVVDHFTVKHPGFCPDCGDEIGFDPQTKVNHNKSKHLDEYPYVCDICGESMSRNQQYQAHLETHKRPLAPKVDPPKKKREKRPKQPQKNRYSIVLPDGIICPVCGAIFPNRSLLNVHKSRFHSDKLFQCEICSIVYKIRSSFLRHKRNHHSGQEKKFVCETCGAKYSSNSGLKDHMKLQHDKTTFSCEICGKNFKIERVLRRHMKMHSTERPYSCDLCPQTFKMRFQCERHRKAVHKEQISRENAKNILEKSTETPIIPKEIPKETEKEVLPELPASTESDILQIISNQIPSEVIPITTETAPSQCYQTDFSLPPEMIHPYQEAYPYPQDPYTIPHDTYIPTQPDYSLNPQEIIEIPPVPNSQLLTDPSFLPQYPYDVWNNQFDCQTPISTQTLPQNPNPTYNIGSILSNLELMENNATFDPSYDFFDPPPQQQFYGNQTCPDTEILQWQQKIDQYDFNSQNHTLTDISNTFLRDEQRQNCNISSYVSNAQGQGNGEEQQIFNPSNVNVMLPSLADYLQNHFNPFNTMSEDVEH from the exons ATGTCCCAGGAAGAAAGTCATCATCAGATTCTCCTGATTAAGATCAAATTTCAG GTGCTGAAACTAGTGGAATGCATAGAAAAACTAAATGAAGTTGATCAAAAAGAGGCTGTGCACTTCATCCTGTATCGCATATCCCAGGTAAAACATTCTATTGTGAGCAAAAGCCTAGATATTTGGGGTAAGGTAGCTTCTGGGAGGTTTAAAAGAGAAACTCGGAGAAAATGCCTTCCGGGAAGGTGTTTGGAGGGTCTCAGGAGGCTCGATTATAGCCTGAGGATTAGTCAGATTGTCCATGATTGTTTGTCCAGGAGAAATTCCTGTATTCAGCGACAGAGTTCAGAGCTGCTGAGGAGGTATCTTCAGGGTGAAATTTCTCTCGATTTGCATGTTCTTGTTTGTGGGAAGATTAGGAGAAAGTTTCCTGATCAGTCGCTCTTGGAGATTAGTTACGATGATGAGGAAGGGGAGGAGAGTCACTTTGGGGATGAGGGATTGAGTTTTGAGGAAGAACTTCCTTTGGAAAGTGAAATTCCCTTGCCAAAAGCAGAGAAGAGAAAAGCTGGAAGTTCGAGAAGGAAGAAAAAACGGCCTAAGAAGGACAATTTCAATTGTCCCTTGTGCCCAAAGGAGTACAAGCGTAGGCAAAATGTTGTTGATCACTTTACCGTGAAGCATCCAGGCTTCTGTCCGGATTgtggggatgaaattggctTTGATCCTCAAACGAAAGTCAATCACAACAAATCCAAACATTTGGATGAATATCCTTACGTCTGTGACATTTGTGGGGAATCCATGTCCAGGAATCAGCAGTACCAGGCCCATCTGGAAACCCACAAGCGACCGCTAGCCCCTAAAGTCGATCCTCCCAAGAAAAAACGCGAGAAACGTCCAAAGCAACCGCAGAAAAATCGCTATTCCATTGTACTTCCGGACGGGATTATCTGTCCAGTCTGTGGGGCAATATTCCCCAATCGTAGTCTCCTAAATGTCCACAAATCTCGTTTCCACTCCGACAAACTCTTTCAGTGCGAAATCTGTTCGATTGTCTATAAAATCCGATCGAGTTTCTTGCGTCACAAGAGGAACCATcattctggccaggagaaaaaATTTGTATGTGAGACTTGTGGAGCCAAGTACAGCTCGAATTCTGGCCTGAAGGATCACATGAAGCTGCAGCATGACAAAACGACATTTTCCTGTGAGATTTGTGGGAAGAATTTCAAGATTGAGCGAGTTCTGCGTCGTCACATGAAGATGCACTCAACAGAACGCCCATATTCCTGCGATCTCTGCCCCCAGACCTTCAAGATGCGCTTCCAGTGCGAAAGGCATAGAAAAGCTGTCCACAAGGAACAAATATCTAGGGAGAATGCAAAGAATATCCTAGAGAAATCCACAGAAACTCCCATAATTCCTAAAGAAATCCCCAAAGAAACAGAAAAGGAAGTCCTACCAGAACTTCCAGCATCAACAGAATCTGACATTCTTCAGATAATCTCCAACCAAATCCCCTCGGAAGTTATTCCAATCACCACAGAAACCGCTCCTTCGCAATGCTACCAGACAGATTTCTCTCTGCCTCCCGAGATGATTCACCCTTACCAGGAAGCATATCCCTATCCCCAAGACCCTTACACCATCCCTCACGACACCTACATCCCCACCCAACCGGATTATTCCCTCAATCCTCAGGAAATCATCGAAATCCCTCCAGTTCCTAACTCTCAGCTCCTCACAGATCCTTCCTTCCTGCCTCAGTACCCCTATGACGTCTGGAACAACCAATTCGACTGCCAAACTCCCATCAGCACCCAAACCCTCCCTCAAAACCCAAATCCAACCTACAACATCGGCAGCATCCTCTCCAACCTGGAACTAATGGAGAACAACGCAACCTTTGACCCTTCCTACGATTTCTTCGACCCTCCTCCTCAGCAGCAATTCTACGGGAATCAGACCTGTCCAGACACCGAAATCCTCCAATGGCAGCAGAAGATCGACCAGTATGACTTCAATAGCCAGAACCATACGCTAACGGACATTTCCAACACTTTCCTGAGGGACGAACAGAGGCAGAACTGCAATATCAGCTCCTACGTCAGCAATGCCCAGGGCCAGGGAAATGGCGAGGAGCAGCAGATCTTCAATCCCAGCAATGTCAATGTTATGCTCCCCTCCCTGGCTGATTATCTACAGAATCATTTTAATCCTTTCAATACAATGTCTGAAGATGTAGAACATTGa